GGCTCGTTTCGCTTGAAGGCCGTCCTCCGCAACGTGCGCTACCCGGCACTGCAGCGATTCCCAATCCATGAAATGGACGAGTCCGTCGCGAATGATCGGTTCGTCGTCGGCGATCAGAATGCGGTATGTCATGCGTCTTCACCTCTGTCGACGGGGATGTGGATGACGACCTTCGCGCCCGCCCCCGGCGCGCTGACGACGGTTAAGCCGTACTCGTCGCCGTATAGGTAGCGGATGCGTTTGTCCGTATTCGCCAACCCGACGTTCGTATGGTTCGGAAGATGCCGGCGGACGCGGGCATCGTTCCAACGGACGACGCCCGGGTCGAAGCCGACGCCGTCGTCCTCGATTTCGAAGTAGATGCCGTCGTTCCGCTTCTCCGCGCGAATCGACAGCCGGCCCTTGCCGATCTTGCGCTCGAGGCCGTGCACGATGGCGTTCTCGACGATCGGCTGCAGGCACAGCTTCGGCACGTAGTATCCGTACACGTGCGGGTCGATCCGCGAGCGGTCGATTTCGAACCGGTCCGCGAACCGGACCTGCTGCAGGTACAAGTAAAAGTCGACGTTTTTTAATTCGTCGGCGATCGTCGTTTTGTCGCGGGAGCCGGCGAAGATCGACGCTTGGAGCAGCTCGCTGAGCGACGTGACCATCCGGTACACGTCTTCGCTGCCGGTCTTTTTCGCTTTCCACCCAATGCTGAGCAGCGTGTTGAACAGAAAATGGGGATTGATTTGCGCCTGCAGCGATTTCAGCTCGGCTTCCTTGACCGTCAGCTGCTTCTCGTATACTTCGTTGATCAAATAGTGGATTTGACTTGTCATTTCGTTGAAGATGCGGCTCAGCTTCCGGAGCTCGTACTCTTTGAAATCTTCCATGCGCGTTTCATAGTTGCCTTGGTGGACCGTTTCCATTTTGCGCACGACCATGCCGATCTGCTTCGAGATGCGGGCGGACAGCAAAGAACTGACGAAGACGAACAGCAGGCAAATAAGCAGCGCGATGATCGCGTATTGACGGATGCTCGCGGTCAGCTTGGCGAATACTTCGTTTTTCGGCACGGCCATGACCGTCGTGAGCCCGAGCGAACCGAGCTTCCGGGCCGCGGCCAAGTACGTTCGGCCCTCAATGACGATTTCCTTGTAAGCAATCGATGAGGAGACGCCGAGCAGCTCGGGCGGCGCCGAGGAGCCGAGCATCGCATGATCGGTGTGCGAGACGATGACGCCCTGCCCGTCGACGACCGCGGCGAACGAGCCTTCATAACGCAAATTCGTCCGGTAAAACGTGGAGAGAACGGTTTCATCAATACCCAGCACGATGAGCCCTTTGAACGCTGTCGAATTGAAATCGTAGAAATCCCTGGCGTAATAGAGCGTGGGATCCCCGGGCGAGGGGGGGAGGAGCTGCTTGACGCGCTGTTTGCGGGCGATGTTGTCGCGAAGCTCCGGCCAAGAAACGTGTAGGAGCTGCGTCATCGTTTTGTTGCGTTCTTCGTTATTATATTGATAATTGTTGGAGTATACGTTGTTGTAATCGTAGAAATAGCTCGTTTCTTCATTAATAAAGATGTATACGGATTGAAGCAGCTTGCTCGTCCAAGGGTAGTTGAAGAACAAAAAATTTTGCATACGCAGGTCGATGCGCTCGTTCGTTTCGTACACGTCCGCTCCGGTCAGCGCCAGCCGGTCGACGTCCTGTCGAAAGGAGGGATCGCTGATCAGCATGAAGTATGTATTTTCGATTAAATCGAGCTGCGAAGATAAATCGTCATGCGCCGCGTCGGCGAGCCGCACGAATTCCTCGTAATGGCTGCCGGAGAGAATCGTATGGATCGTCCGAATGAAATACGCGCCTGTCACGAGCAGCGGGATCAAGATCATAAACACGGTAAATACGGAAATTTTGCGTTTGATCGAATAATTCCAAATCTTGTCCCACGCCTTCATCGCCACTCATCCTTCGCGCCGGTTAGAGTACGTATGTATTCGTCCGGCGAAAGCCCGAATCCTTCCTCCGGGAGAAGAAAGTAAAGAGACTATAGGAAAAGTAAATATATTCGACATGACGGCGCAGCGGAAGCGGAAAAAAAGTAAAAATCGTCGAACATCATGTAAAGCGCTTACATTCCAATGGATCTTTCTTTCCCGTACACTTGGATTGTAAAAGGTTGAAGGCGAAATGAAGATGAGGGGGCATTCGTGTTGAAACCGAAATGGAGATGGCTTACGGCGACCTCGGCGCTCGCGTCCATGCTGACCGCGGCCGCATGCGGCTCGGGCGGCACGGCGCCGTCCGCTTCCGGGGGAGCCGGGACGGACGGAGCGGCGGATGAAAAGGTGTCTATCAAAGTGTTTACGGAGTTCGTCGGCGCGCACCCGTTCAGCCCGTATTGGGACAAACGGCTGCAGGAGTTCCGCGACGCGCATCCGAACATCGACGTGCAGGTCGAGGAGATCGCAGGCGCCGGCAACATGAACATGGACGGCAAGCTGAAGGTGCTGATCTCATCGGGCGAGCTGCCCGACGTCTTCTACACGAACGATAAAGATATGATCCGCATCGCGAAGGAAGCGAATTTGCTGCACGACATGAAGCCGCTGCTCGATGCGGACGCGGAATTCAAAAACGCGCTCGACCCGGCCGATCTCGCGGATTGGAACGACGGGGCGGATCATGTGTACGGTATTTCCAGCCACAAAGATTTCTATGGCTATTTCTACAATAAAGAGATGTTCGAGAAAGCGGCGATCGCCCCGGCGAAAACATGGGACGAATTTTTCACGAATCTCGAGAAGCTGAAAGCGATCGGCGTCGCGCCGCTCGCGCTGGAGACGAAGACGGCGTTCATCTCCAGCAATGTGCTGCTCGGCCTATTGGGCACGCAGAGCGACGCGGGCAATAGGCTGGCGCTGACGCCGTCGCCGGAGAGCTACGAGACGCCGGAGTTCGTACGAGCCGCCGCGGACTTGCAAACGATGTTCCGGCAGTACACGACGAAAGACGCGATCGGCGGCGATTACTCGGTGGCGCAAAACAACTTCTTCAACGAGAAGGCGGCCATCTTCTCGACCGGCACGTGGGATATTACGCTGATCAACAGCGCGGCCCCGGAAGGTTTCAGCGCGAAGGTGGGCGTCGCGGCGTTCCCGAATAACGGTATTTTCTCGTTCCCGGCGTACGCGTGGTTTACCGGCTCCAAAGACGAGGCGAAGGTGAAGGCGTCTTACGAGTTCATCAAACATTTCAACAATACGGAGGACCAGGGCGTGCGTCTCGAGATGCTCGACTTCATGCCGGCGGACAAAAACATCGACGTCACCAAGCTCGACGTCGACCCGCTCCTCCAGACGTACATGGATATGGCGGACGACGTTCAATACCGGATGATGTCGCCGTGGCGGGTGTATCAATCGAGCGTGTCCGCGATCATCGCGCAGGAGCTCGCCGCGCTCGGCTCGGGCGCCATTACGCCGGAGGAGTTCGCGAAGCGTCTCACTCAAGCGGCGAATAAATAAGCGGAACGAGGCGCGCGAAGCGTCCGTCCCGGGGCGCGGCTCCCGGGACGGACGCGGCGGCGGCGCGAAGGAGGGTGCGGCATGACGGTTCGTTACGCCCGTTGGATCGCTTTGTTTTTGGCGCCGACGCTTTTATTTTTCTTGGCATTTTACGCTTATCCGATCATCACGGTGTTCATCTCCTCGTTCGCGGATTGGCGTCTGGCGTCGAGCATGTCGTTCGTCGGCTTCGACAACTACGCTTCGCTCGGGACCGACGCGGATTTCGCGGCGGGCCTTGCGCACACGCTGCTGTGGCTCGTCATCCATTGGGTCGTCTACGTCGGCATGGGGCTCGCGGTCGCGGTCATGACGGCGAACGGAAGCCGGTTTTCCCGCTTCGTCCGCACCGCGTATTTGCTGCCGAACATGATTCCGATCGCGGCGCTCGCGTTTTTGTTTTATTTCATCTTCAATCCTTCGATCGGTCCGATCAACGGCTTCCTGGAGGCGGTCGGTTTGGAGCGTTGGGCGCTGAACTGGTATCAGGACACGCGCACGGCGTTCCTCACGGTTACGCTGACGTCGGTGTTGTACGGCGGCATATTATGCCTGCTGTTTGCGGCGGAAATATCGGCGATTCCCGCAGAAGTGTACGAATCGGCCAAAATCGACGGTTCCAGCGAGCTGCGCACGGCGTTCTCGATTACGCTTCCGCTGCTGCGCAACATGATCGGCACGGCGATGATTTTAACGACCGTTCACGTGTTGAAGTCGTTCGAGATCATTTATTTGACGACGGTCGGCGGGCCGGGGAACGACACGGTCAATTTGCCGATTCTCATTTTCCGCATGGCGATGAACAACAACAATTTGGGTTATTCGAACACGATCGCGGTCGTCACGATTGTAATCGGCGTCGTCAGCATCGCGATGATCAGCCGCGCGTTTCGAATGGGAACATCGTATCAATAACGGACGGGGGCTCGTACATGACAAGATCCGCTCGGACGGGGCAGGCCGCTCGCCTTTTGTTTCTCGGGTTCGTCGCCGCCATTTCGGTGGTTCCGTTTTTGTGGACGCTGATGTCTTCCATGAAATCGAACCGCGATATTTTAACTTCGGCGTTCACGCTGCCGTCCGCGTTCGGGTTCGACAATTACGCCGGCGCGTTCGACAGCTTGCCGCTCGGAGTATATTACGGCAACAGCTTGATCGTATCCGCGCTCTGTATCGTCGTAAGCCTCGCGGTGTTCAGCATGTCGGCTTACGTGTTCGCTCGTTTTCACTTTCGGGGGAAGGCGTTCCTTTACGTTTGTCTGTCTATGTCGCTGCTCATTCCGGTGACGGCGATCATTTTTCCCATTTATATCTTCGTGAAAGCGATCGGTTTGTACGATACGAAAATCGGCTTGGTGCTCGTGTACGCCGCATTGTCGATGCCGGTCGTCATTTACATCATGCGCAGCTACTTCCTGACGATCCCCAAAGAGATCGAGGAGGCGGCGTATTTGGACGGGGCCGGCTTTGCCGGCACGTTCCTGCGCATCATGCTGCCGCTGTCCGCGCCGGTGCTCGCCAGCTCTGCGGTGCTCGTCTTTCTGACGGCGTGGAACGATTTTCTGTACGCGCTCGTGCTGACGACGGGCGACAGCGCCCGGACGGTGCCGGTCGCGCTGACGGCGTTCCAAAGCATGTATGGCAGCAATTACGGCC
The nucleotide sequence above comes from Paenibacillus sp.. Encoded proteins:
- a CDS encoding ABC transporter substrate-binding protein; this translates as MKPKWRWLTATSALASMLTAAACGSGGTAPSASGGAGTDGAADEKVSIKVFTEFVGAHPFSPYWDKRLQEFRDAHPNIDVQVEEIAGAGNMNMDGKLKVLISSGELPDVFYTNDKDMIRIAKEANLLHDMKPLLDADAEFKNALDPADLADWNDGADHVYGISSHKDFYGYFYNKEMFEKAAIAPAKTWDEFFTNLEKLKAIGVAPLALETKTAFISSNVLLGLLGTQSDAGNRLALTPSPESYETPEFVRAAADLQTMFRQYTTKDAIGGDYSVAQNNFFNEKAAIFSTGTWDITLINSAAPEGFSAKVGVAAFPNNGIFSFPAYAWFTGSKDEAKVKASYEFIKHFNNTEDQGVRLEMLDFMPADKNIDVTKLDVDPLLQTYMDMADDVQYRMMSPWRVYQSSVSAIIAQELAALGSGAITPEEFAKRLTQAANK
- a CDS encoding sensor histidine kinase yields the protein MKAWDKIWNYSIKRKISVFTVFMILIPLLVTGAYFIRTIHTILSGSHYEEFVRLADAAHDDLSSQLDLIENTYFMLISDPSFRQDVDRLALTGADVYETNERIDLRMQNFLFFNYPWTSKLLQSVYIFINEETSYFYDYNNVYSNNYQYNNEERNKTMTQLLHVSWPELRDNIARKQRVKQLLPPSPGDPTLYYARDFYDFNSTAFKGLIVLGIDETVLSTFYRTNLRYEGSFAAVVDGQGVIVSHTDHAMLGSSAPPELLGVSSSIAYKEIVIEGRTYLAAARKLGSLGLTTVMAVPKNEVFAKLTASIRQYAIIALLICLLFVFVSSLLSARISKQIGMVVRKMETVHQGNYETRMEDFKEYELRKLSRIFNEMTSQIHYLINEVYEKQLTVKEAELKSLQAQINPHFLFNTLLSIGWKAKKTGSEDVYRMVTSLSELLQASIFAGSRDKTTIADELKNVDFYLYLQQVRFADRFEIDRSRIDPHVYGYYVPKLCLQPIVENAIVHGLERKIGKGRLSIRAEKRNDGIYFEIEDDGVGFDPGVVRWNDARVRRHLPNHTNVGLANTDKRIRYLYGDEYGLTVVSAPGAGAKVVIHIPVDRGEDA
- a CDS encoding carbohydrate ABC transporter permease, with amino-acid sequence MTRSARTGQAARLLFLGFVAAISVVPFLWTLMSSMKSNRDILTSAFTLPSAFGFDNYAGAFDSLPLGVYYGNSLIVSALCIVVSLAVFSMSAYVFARFHFRGKAFLYVCLSMSLLIPVTAIIFPIYIFVKAIGLYDTKIGLVLVYAALSMPVVIYIMRSYFLTIPKEIEEAAYLDGAGFAGTFLRIMLPLSAPVLASSAVLVFLTAWNDFLYALVLTTGDSARTVPVALTAFQSMYGSNYGQLFAASVVVVLPSVVIFLLLQRKIESALVAGAVKG
- a CDS encoding sugar ABC transporter permease; translation: MTVRYARWIALFLAPTLLFFLAFYAYPIITVFISSFADWRLASSMSFVGFDNYASLGTDADFAAGLAHTLLWLVIHWVVYVGMGLAVAVMTANGSRFSRFVRTAYLLPNMIPIAALAFLFYFIFNPSIGPINGFLEAVGLERWALNWYQDTRTAFLTVTLTSVLYGGILCLLFAAEISAIPAEVYESAKIDGSSELRTAFSITLPLLRNMIGTAMILTTVHVLKSFEIIYLTTVGGPGNDTVNLPILIFRMAMNNNNLGYSNTIAVVTIVIGVVSIAMISRAFRMGTSYQ